The proteins below are encoded in one region of Odocoileus virginianus isolate 20LAN1187 ecotype Illinois chromosome 34, Ovbor_1.2, whole genome shotgun sequence:
- the CEP43 gene encoding centrosomal protein 43 isoform X3 gives MAATAAAVVAEEDTELRDLLVQTLENSGVLNRIKAELRAAVFLALEEQEKVENKTPLVNESLKKFLNTKDGRLVASLVAEFLQFFNLDFTLAVFQPETSTFQGLEGRENLARDLGIIEAEGTVGGPLLLEVIRRCQQKEKGSTSGEGALDLSDIHSPPKSPEGKTGAHTPPSKKASNDASHSDTSISSSEPKSRSSLHLLAHEAKIGSLLGNSNLDVNAKAGPSPDEDDLEGDSFFDDPVPKPEAAYGWRSEPSKQAGSLASLSDAPPLKSGLSSLAGAPSLKESESKRGNPILKDVKLVNDKIGSLGLGTGEEDDYVDDFNSTSHRSEKSELSIGEEIEEDFSVEMDDANTSDKLEDLTQDLTVSQLSDVADYLEDVA, from the exons ATGGCGGCGACGGCGGCCGCGGTGGTGGCGGAGGAGGACACGGAGCTGCGGGACCTGCTGGTGCAGACGCTGGAGAACAGCGGGGTCCTGAACCGCATCAAG GCTGAACTCCGGGCAGCTGTGTTTTTAGCACTAGAGGAGCAAGAAAAAGTAGAG aaCAAAACTCCTTTAGTTAATGAGAGcctgaaaaagtttttaaatacaaaagacG GCCGACTGGTGGCCAGTCTCGTTGCcgaatttcttcagttttttaatcTTGACTTTACCTTGGCAGTTTTTCAGCCTGAAACTAGCACA TTTCAAGGTCTTGAAGGTCGAGAGAATTTAGCCCGAGATTTAGGAATTATTGAAGCCGAAGGTACTGTGGGTGGACCCTTATTATTAGAAGTGATCAGACGCtgtcaacagaaagaaaaagggtcAACCAGTGGGGAA GGTGCACTGGACCTGTCTGATATACATTCTCCACCAAAGTCACCAGAAGGAAAAACAGGTGCACACACTCCTCCCAGTAAG AAGGCCAGCAATGATGCCAGTCATAGCGATACCAGTATCTCATCATCAGAGCCCAAGAGCAGAAGTAGTCTTCACTTGCTGGCCCATGAAGCTAAAATCGGGTCCTTGTTAGGCAACAGCAATCTCGATGTCAATGCCAAAGCGGGTCCCAGTCCAGATGAAGATGACCTGGAAGGGGATTCTTTCTTTGATGACCCCGTTCCTAAACCAGAAGCAGCGTATGGTTG GAGAAGTGAACCCAGTAAGCAAGCAGGAAGCCTTGCATCGCTGTCTGATGCGCCCCCCCTAAAAAGTGGACTCAGCTCCCTTGCTGGAGCCCCTTCATTGAAAGAGTCTGAAA GTAAAAGGGGAAACCCAATTCTAAAAGATGTTAAATTGGTCAATGATAAAATTGGATCACTTGGATTAG GGACTGGAGAAGAAGATGACTATGTTGATGATTTTAATAG CACCAGCCATCGCTCAGAGAAGAGTGAGCTGAGTATTGGGGAAGAGATTGAGGAGGACTTCTCTGTGGAAATGGATGACGCCAACACCAGTGACAAA CTTGAGGACCTGACACAGGACCTGACCGTGTCCCAGCTCAGTGACGTCGCCGATTACCTGGAAGACGTGGCCTAG
- the CEP43 gene encoding centrosomal protein 43 isoform X2, which translates to MAATAAAVVAEEDTELRDLLVQTLENSGVLNRIKAELRAAVFLALEEQEKVENKTPLVNESLKKFLNTKDGRLVASLVAEFLQFFNLDFTLAVFQPETSTFQGLEGRENLARDLGIIEAEGTVGGPLLLEVIRRCQQKEKGSTSGEGALDLSDIHSPPKSPEGKTGAHTPPSKIPKYKGQGKKKTSGQQSGAKASNDASHSDTSISSSEPKSRSSLHLLAHEAKIGSLLGNSNLDVNAKAGPSPDEDDLEGDSFFDDPVPKPEAAYGWRSEPSKQAGSLASLSDAPPLKSGLSSLAGAPSLKESESKRGNPILKDVKLVNDKIGSLGLGTGEEDDYVDDFNSTSHRSEKSELSIGEEIEEDFSVEMDDANTSDKLEDLTQDLTVSQLSDVADYLEDVA; encoded by the exons ATGGCGGCGACGGCGGCCGCGGTGGTGGCGGAGGAGGACACGGAGCTGCGGGACCTGCTGGTGCAGACGCTGGAGAACAGCGGGGTCCTGAACCGCATCAAG GCTGAACTCCGGGCAGCTGTGTTTTTAGCACTAGAGGAGCAAGAAAAAGTAGAG aaCAAAACTCCTTTAGTTAATGAGAGcctgaaaaagtttttaaatacaaaagacG GCCGACTGGTGGCCAGTCTCGTTGCcgaatttcttcagttttttaatcTTGACTTTACCTTGGCAGTTTTTCAGCCTGAAACTAGCACA TTTCAAGGTCTTGAAGGTCGAGAGAATTTAGCCCGAGATTTAGGAATTATTGAAGCCGAAGGTACTGTGGGTGGACCCTTATTATTAGAAGTGATCAGACGCtgtcaacagaaagaaaaagggtcAACCAGTGGGGAA GGTGCACTGGACCTGTCTGATATACATTCTCCACCAAAGTCACCAGAAGGAAAAACAGGTGCACACACTCCTCCCAGTAAG ATACCAAAGTATAAAGGACAAGGTAAGAAGAAGACAAGCGGGCAGCAGTCTGGTGCCAAG GCCAGCAATGATGCCAGTCATAGCGATACCAGTATCTCATCATCAGAGCCCAAGAGCAGAAGTAGTCTTCACTTGCTGGCCCATGAAGCTAAAATCGGGTCCTTGTTAGGCAACAGCAATCTCGATGTCAATGCCAAAGCGGGTCCCAGTCCAGATGAAGATGACCTGGAAGGGGATTCTTTCTTTGATGACCCCGTTCCTAAACCAGAAGCAGCGTATGGTTG GAGAAGTGAACCCAGTAAGCAAGCAGGAAGCCTTGCATCGCTGTCTGATGCGCCCCCCCTAAAAAGTGGACTCAGCTCCCTTGCTGGAGCCCCTTCATTGAAAGAGTCTGAAA GTAAAAGGGGAAACCCAATTCTAAAAGATGTTAAATTGGTCAATGATAAAATTGGATCACTTGGATTAG GGACTGGAGAAGAAGATGACTATGTTGATGATTTTAATAG CACCAGCCATCGCTCAGAGAAGAGTGAGCTGAGTATTGGGGAAGAGATTGAGGAGGACTTCTCTGTGGAAATGGATGACGCCAACACCAGTGACAAA CTTGAGGACCTGACACAGGACCTGACCGTGTCCCAGCTCAGTGACGTCGCCGATTACCTGGAAGACGTGGCCTAG
- the CEP43 gene encoding centrosomal protein 43 isoform X1 produces the protein MAATAAAVVAEEDTELRDLLVQTLENSGVLNRIKAELRAAVFLALEEQEKVENKTPLVNESLKKFLNTKDGRLVASLVAEFLQFFNLDFTLAVFQPETSTFQGLEGRENLARDLGIIEAEGTVGGPLLLEVIRRCQQKEKGSTSGEGALDLSDIHSPPKSPEGKTGAHTPPSKIPKYKGQGKKKTSGQQSGAKKASNDASHSDTSISSSEPKSRSSLHLLAHEAKIGSLLGNSNLDVNAKAGPSPDEDDLEGDSFFDDPVPKPEAAYGWRSEPSKQAGSLASLSDAPPLKSGLSSLAGAPSLKESESKRGNPILKDVKLVNDKIGSLGLGTGEEDDYVDDFNSTSHRSEKSELSIGEEIEEDFSVEMDDANTSDKLEDLTQDLTVSQLSDVADYLEDVA, from the exons ATGGCGGCGACGGCGGCCGCGGTGGTGGCGGAGGAGGACACGGAGCTGCGGGACCTGCTGGTGCAGACGCTGGAGAACAGCGGGGTCCTGAACCGCATCAAG GCTGAACTCCGGGCAGCTGTGTTTTTAGCACTAGAGGAGCAAGAAAAAGTAGAG aaCAAAACTCCTTTAGTTAATGAGAGcctgaaaaagtttttaaatacaaaagacG GCCGACTGGTGGCCAGTCTCGTTGCcgaatttcttcagttttttaatcTTGACTTTACCTTGGCAGTTTTTCAGCCTGAAACTAGCACA TTTCAAGGTCTTGAAGGTCGAGAGAATTTAGCCCGAGATTTAGGAATTATTGAAGCCGAAGGTACTGTGGGTGGACCCTTATTATTAGAAGTGATCAGACGCtgtcaacagaaagaaaaagggtcAACCAGTGGGGAA GGTGCACTGGACCTGTCTGATATACATTCTCCACCAAAGTCACCAGAAGGAAAAACAGGTGCACACACTCCTCCCAGTAAG ATACCAAAGTATAAAGGACAAGGTAAGAAGAAGACAAGCGGGCAGCAGTCTGGTGCCAAG AAGGCCAGCAATGATGCCAGTCATAGCGATACCAGTATCTCATCATCAGAGCCCAAGAGCAGAAGTAGTCTTCACTTGCTGGCCCATGAAGCTAAAATCGGGTCCTTGTTAGGCAACAGCAATCTCGATGTCAATGCCAAAGCGGGTCCCAGTCCAGATGAAGATGACCTGGAAGGGGATTCTTTCTTTGATGACCCCGTTCCTAAACCAGAAGCAGCGTATGGTTG GAGAAGTGAACCCAGTAAGCAAGCAGGAAGCCTTGCATCGCTGTCTGATGCGCCCCCCCTAAAAAGTGGACTCAGCTCCCTTGCTGGAGCCCCTTCATTGAAAGAGTCTGAAA GTAAAAGGGGAAACCCAATTCTAAAAGATGTTAAATTGGTCAATGATAAAATTGGATCACTTGGATTAG GGACTGGAGAAGAAGATGACTATGTTGATGATTTTAATAG CACCAGCCATCGCTCAGAGAAGAGTGAGCTGAGTATTGGGGAAGAGATTGAGGAGGACTTCTCTGTGGAAATGGATGACGCCAACACCAGTGACAAA CTTGAGGACCTGACACAGGACCTGACCGTGTCCCAGCTCAGTGACGTCGCCGATTACCTGGAAGACGTGGCCTAG
- the CEP43 gene encoding centrosomal protein 43 isoform X4, translating to MAATAAAVVAEEDTELRDLLVQTLENSGVLNRIKAELRAAVFLALEEQEKVENKTPLVNESLKKFLNTKDGRLVASLVAEFLQFFNLDFTLAVFQPETSTFQGLEGRENLARDLGIIEAEGTVGGPLLLEVIRRCQQKEKGSTSGEGALDLSDIHSPPKSPEGKTGAHTPPSKASNDASHSDTSISSSEPKSRSSLHLLAHEAKIGSLLGNSNLDVNAKAGPSPDEDDLEGDSFFDDPVPKPEAAYGWRSEPSKQAGSLASLSDAPPLKSGLSSLAGAPSLKESESKRGNPILKDVKLVNDKIGSLGLGTGEEDDYVDDFNSTSHRSEKSELSIGEEIEEDFSVEMDDANTSDKLEDLTQDLTVSQLSDVADYLEDVA from the exons ATGGCGGCGACGGCGGCCGCGGTGGTGGCGGAGGAGGACACGGAGCTGCGGGACCTGCTGGTGCAGACGCTGGAGAACAGCGGGGTCCTGAACCGCATCAAG GCTGAACTCCGGGCAGCTGTGTTTTTAGCACTAGAGGAGCAAGAAAAAGTAGAG aaCAAAACTCCTTTAGTTAATGAGAGcctgaaaaagtttttaaatacaaaagacG GCCGACTGGTGGCCAGTCTCGTTGCcgaatttcttcagttttttaatcTTGACTTTACCTTGGCAGTTTTTCAGCCTGAAACTAGCACA TTTCAAGGTCTTGAAGGTCGAGAGAATTTAGCCCGAGATTTAGGAATTATTGAAGCCGAAGGTACTGTGGGTGGACCCTTATTATTAGAAGTGATCAGACGCtgtcaacagaaagaaaaagggtcAACCAGTGGGGAA GGTGCACTGGACCTGTCTGATATACATTCTCCACCAAAGTCACCAGAAGGAAAAACAGGTGCACACACTCCTCCCAGTAAG GCCAGCAATGATGCCAGTCATAGCGATACCAGTATCTCATCATCAGAGCCCAAGAGCAGAAGTAGTCTTCACTTGCTGGCCCATGAAGCTAAAATCGGGTCCTTGTTAGGCAACAGCAATCTCGATGTCAATGCCAAAGCGGGTCCCAGTCCAGATGAAGATGACCTGGAAGGGGATTCTTTCTTTGATGACCCCGTTCCTAAACCAGAAGCAGCGTATGGTTG GAGAAGTGAACCCAGTAAGCAAGCAGGAAGCCTTGCATCGCTGTCTGATGCGCCCCCCCTAAAAAGTGGACTCAGCTCCCTTGCTGGAGCCCCTTCATTGAAAGAGTCTGAAA GTAAAAGGGGAAACCCAATTCTAAAAGATGTTAAATTGGTCAATGATAAAATTGGATCACTTGGATTAG GGACTGGAGAAGAAGATGACTATGTTGATGATTTTAATAG CACCAGCCATCGCTCAGAGAAGAGTGAGCTGAGTATTGGGGAAGAGATTGAGGAGGACTTCTCTGTGGAAATGGATGACGCCAACACCAGTGACAAA CTTGAGGACCTGACACAGGACCTGACCGTGTCCCAGCTCAGTGACGTCGCCGATTACCTGGAAGACGTGGCCTAG